One Natator depressus isolate rNatDep1 chromosome 13, rNatDep2.hap1, whole genome shotgun sequence genomic region harbors:
- the LOC141997789 gene encoding ribonuclease-like — protein MCLSWDGLNLLLFLVLAWCLAPPAHCQGPRYEKFLRQHHDHPRTNAGRDYCGAMMQRRGMARPCKNINTFIHAPKAQIQAVCSSGGIEYWGMRRSRAQFLVTTCSLKGPPWGRCSYLGHANHRFLVITCDPAGWPMHFDESHIM, from the coding sequence ATGTGTCTCTCTTGGGATGGACTCAACCTGCTCTTATTCCTGGTGCTGGCCTGGTGCCTGGCCCCGCCTGCCCACTGCCAGGGCCCACGCTACGAGAAGTTCCTGCGGCAACACCATGACCACCCGCGGACCAATGCCGGGCGGGATTACTGCGGAGCCATGATGCAGCGCCGGGGCATGGCCCGGCCCTGCAAAAACATCAACACCTTCATCCATGCCCCCAAGGCCCAGATCCAGGCTGTCTGCAGCTCCGGGGGCATCGAGTACTGGGGCATGCGGCGCAGCCGGGCTCAGTTCCTCGTCACCACCTGCTCGCTGAAGGGTCCCCCGTGGGGCCGGTGCAGCTACCTGGGCCACGCCAACCACAGATTCCTCGTCATCACCTGCGACCCGGCAGGCTGGCCCATGCACTTCGACGAGAGCCACATCATGTGA
- the LOC141997790 gene encoding ribonuclease-like, with translation MGSLKGTGPLFLALLVACLLLCASTQGPRYQKFLWQHHDNPRTDVGRDYCGAMMQRRGMAQPCKDINTFIHASRAQLRSVCRDGGTLYQGMRRSKRPLAVTTCELKRTQGARCIYRSHAASRYIVIGCNHGMWPVQYNEKA, from the coding sequence ATGGGCTCTCTGAAGGGCACCGGCCCCCTCTTTCTGGCGTTGCTGGTGGCCTGCCTGCTCCTGTGCGCCTCAACCCAGGGCCCGCGCTACCAGAAGTTCCTGTGGCAGCACCATGACAACCCGCGGACCGATGTCGGGCGGGATTACTGCGGGGCCATGATGCAGCGCCggggcatggcccagccctgCAAAGACATCAACACCTTCATCCACGCTTCCCGGGCCCAGCTCCGGAGCGTATGCAGGGACGGGGGCACGCTCTACCAGGGCATGCGTCGCAGCAAGAGGCCGCTGGCCGTCACCACTTGTGAGCTGAAGCGGACGCAGGGTGCCCGGTGCATCTACCGCAGCCATGCGGCCTCCAGGTACATTGTCATTGGCTGCAACCATGGCATGTGGCCAGTGCAATATAACGAGAAAGCGTGA
- the SLC39A2 gene encoding zinc transporter ZIP2, which yields MEPLLVVKIGCLVALLFITLVCGLIPAQVKWFQIKAAKGWHRRILSYIGCFAAGVFLGACLMHTAADALTDIQGELGKRLQQAVAGQNLTGTQNNSSRASACGAELDYPFAELIISLGFFLVFLTESLVLHCCHSAPPSHGAPGKDPACSAPSVPSVPHSHGVPVPGGPSPGSFRALVLFITLSLHSLFEGLAVGVQQGEAGALQLCLAVLAHKGVIAFSLGLQLVQSGTRPRWRLLYLGIFALMSPSGMAVGIGLSLSGGAASGLAMALLEGLAAGTFLYITFLEILPHELSSSEPPLAKFSFIALGFTVMATIAVWA from the exons ATGGAGCCACTCCTGGTGGTGAAGATCGGCTGCCTGGTGGCTCTGCTGTTCATCACCCTCGTCTGTGGCCTCATCCCGGCCCAGGTCAAGTGGTTCCAGATCAAAGCGGCCAAAG GGTGGCACCGGCGCATCCTGAGCTACATTGGCTGCTTCGCAGCAGGGGTCTTCCTGGGGGCCTGCCTCATGCACACAGCAGCCGACGCGCTGACAGACATCCAGGGGGAGCTGGGCAAGCGGTTGCAGCAG GCTGTTGCTGGGCAGAACTTGACGGGGACACAGAACAACTCATCTAGGGCCAGTGCCTGTGGGGCTGAG ctggatTACCCCTTCGCGGAGCTCATCATCTCCCTCGGCTTCTTCCTCGTCTTCCTCACCGAGAGCCTGGTGCTGCACTGCTGCCACTCGGCTCCACCGTCCCATGGGGCCCCGGGCAAGGACCCTGCCTGCTCAGCCCCCAGTGTCCCCTCCGTCCCGCACTCCCATGGGGTCCCGGTGCCTGGTGGCCCCTCACCTGGCTCCTTCCGGGCCCTGGTGCTCTTCATCACTCTGTCGCTGCACTCACTCTTCGAGGGGCTGGCggtgggggtgcagcagggcgAGGCGGGGGccctccagctctgcctggcCGTGCTGGCCCACAAGGGCGTGATCGCCTtcagcctggggctgcagctggtgcAAAGTGGCACCCGGCCCCGCTGGAGGCTGCTCTACCTGGGCATCTTTGCCCTCATGTCCCCCTCCGGCATGGCCGTGGGTATCGGGCTCTCGCTCTCGGGCGGAGCAGCCAGTGGGCTGGCCAtggccctgctggaggggctggcgGCTGGCACTTTCCTGTACATCACCTTCCTGGAGATCCTGCCCCACGAGCTGAGCTCCAGTGAGCCGCCGCTGGCCAAGTTCTCCTTCATCGCACTGGGTTTCACTGTCATGGCCACCATCGCCGTCTGGGCCTGA
- the METTL17 gene encoding ribosome assembly protein METTL17, mitochondrial has protein sequence MAAHAAAGRMRRFWGLCCGPSPLRAFATIIPRVSQVDNSSDFLGNVPHRRHPGVLHLRSVRLPAELVKAAQLLVEQSTVHGLKDQVVSLTNYLWSRKRPLEASELQRRGQQLEQQLREKVQPRTADASSPLTDAEAEKLQRRVLNRLRKTTYHWEALRYTDELSLVYMVARLDGGFAAVSRAFHEIQKRAPAFAPRTLLDFGSGTGSVSWAAHGAWGQTLCEYLCVDSSAPMLALAERLLQGGSESPRAPLFPGVYFRQFLPVSPKVKFDLVVSAFSLNELPSLAERRETIRTLWRKTDGFLVLVENGTKEGHQMLMEAREIILRGGDKVAHDPREAHVFAPCPHHLPCPRLNPEQPLPCNYLQAYHPLPFRWNPALKEELFSFLILRRGPGAGEEPWPRITQAVLGRAQHVHCHLCCADGSLQHAVITARRHGRDLYRCARLSHWGDRLPVTMPHGEAVPGE, from the exons ATGGCGGCCCACGCGGCGGCCGGGCGGATGCGGAGGTTTTGGGGACTTTGCTGCGGCCCCTCCCCGCTCAGG GCCTTCGCCACCATCATCCCAAGGGTTTCCCAGGTGGACAACTCCTCTGACTTTCTGGGCAACGTCCCCCACCGCCGGCACCCAGGGGTGCTGCATCTCAGGAGTGTCCGGCTCCCGGCCGAACTGGTGAAGGCTGCCCAGCTGCTGGTGGAGC AGTCCACCGTGCATGGGCTGAAGGACcaggttgtgtccctgaccaacTACCTCTGGAGCCGGAAACGCCCCCTGGAGGCCAGTGAGCTGCAGAGGAgagggcagcagctggagcagcagctgaggGAGAAGGTCCAGCCCCGCACAGCAG aTGCATCCAGCCCCCTGACCGACGCTGAGGCGGAGAAGTTGCAGAGGAGGGTGCTGAACAGGCTTCGAAAAACCACCTATCATTGGGAGGCACTGAG GTATACAGATGAGCTGAGTCTTGTGTACATGGTAGCTCGGCTGGATGGGGGGTTTGCGGCTGTGTCCAGAGCCTTCCATGAG ATCCAGAAGCGGGCTCCAGCCTTTGCCCCTCGCACCCTGCTGGATTTTGGCTCTGGGACGGGCTCCGTCAGCTG GGCCGCACATGGTGCCTGGGGCCAGACCCTGTGTGAGTACCTGTGTGTCGACAGCTCCGCCCCTATGCTGGCCCTCGCTGAGCGGCTGCTGCAAG gtgGCTCTGAGTCCCCCCGGGCCCCACTCTTTCCAGGCGTCTATTTCCGGCAGTTCCTCCCCGTCTCGCCCAAG GTGAAGTTTGATCTGGTGGTCTCAGCCTTCTCCCTGAATGAGCTGCCCAGCCTGGCCGAGCGCAGGGAGACCATACGGACACTGTGGAGGAAGACGGATGGCTTCCTG GTGCTGGTGGAGAACGGGACCAAAGAGGGGCACCAGATGCTCATGGAGGCGCGAGAGATCATCCTGAGG GGGGGCGACAAGGTGGCGCATGACCCACGGGAGGCTCACGTCTTCGCCCCA TGCCCGCATCACCTGCCCTGCCCACGGCTGAACCCcgagcagcccctgccctgcaactACCTCCAGGCCtaccaccccctgcccttccgCTGG AACCCAGCACTGAAGGAGGAGTTGTTCTCCTTCCTGATCCTGCGCCGGGGGCCAGGGGCGGGCGAGGAGCCCTGGCCCCGCATCACCCAGGCCGTCCTGGGCCGGGCCCAGCATGTCCATTGCCACCTGTGCTGTGCCGACGGGAGCCTGCAGCACGCCGTGATCACCGCGCGCCGACACGGCAG ggatctgtatcGCTGCGCCCGGCTGAGCCATTGGGGGGATCGGCTACCCGTGACGATGCCCCATGGAGAGGCCGTTCCGGGGGAGTAA